A genomic window from Lotus japonicus ecotype B-129 chromosome 1, LjGifu_v1.2 includes:
- the LOC130747219 gene encoding uncharacterized protein LOC130747219 encodes MVIRKELVDQDWEIYLHSFDEDTAWGVDYRQEKNVYVGGATIFKRDQAGQIVETQPIRGKIRFPHAPFRFGLPLGMDFLSGSESDPSEGPGYESGEGSEPSVTFEYRNPTEGLLVPKEEPVSPIAPPEQELNQGLMDPVPLGFGWSLEALRQWNLDMKVELPKPGEETPEPSNMWAREDADCNEWP; translated from the coding sequence atggtgatccggaaggagctagtggatcaggactgggagatttATCTCCATAGTTTTGATGAGGACACGGCCTGGGGTGTCGACTACCGCCAGGAGAAGAACGTGTACGTCGGCGGCGCGACCATCTTCAAAAGAGACCAAGCTGGGCAGATTGTTGAGACTCAGCCTATCAGAGGGAAGATTCGGTTTCCTCACGCACCCTTCCGTTTTGGACTCCCCTTAGGGATGGATTTTCTCAGCGGTTCGGAGTCGGACCCTAGTGAGGGGCCAGGCTACGAGTCAGGCGAGGGGAGCGAGCCTTCAGTGACTTTCGAGTACCGGAATCCGACAGAGGGACTTTTGGTGCCGAAGGAGGAGCCGGTGAGCCCCATTGCACCACCCGAGCAAGAGCTGAATCAGGGACTCATGGATCCCGTACCATTAGGGTTTGGATGGAgcttggaggcattgaggcagtggaacctggacatgaaagttgagcttccgaagccaggagaggagacgccggagccttccaacatgtgggccagagaagatgcagactgcaacgagtggccttga